The uncultured Campylobacter sp. genomic interval CGGCTAAATTTATCTAATTCGTATATTTTTGCAGCTTTTCAAAGTCTATTATCAAAATTTCATGCGGCGTGATGCGCCTGATGACGTCTTCTTTTATGAGTTCGTTAAATGCGGTGCTGGCGCTTTGGCGCTTTAAGCCCACGAAACTAGAAAGCACCTTAAGCGAAAACGGTAAAAAGACGTATCTGTAGCCGTTTTGGGTCAAATTTTGCTCTGCGGCAAGCTCGATGAGGAAGTTTGGTGTTGTAAAAGCGCGATATTTGCGAGCGAGTCGGCATAGGCCTTTGCGAAACGCTCGTTTTTTAGCAGTTCGCCGACGTCGCGCACGTCGATGAAGTAAATTTCGCTATCCTCTAAAATTTC includes:
- a CDS encoding helix-turn-helix domain-containing protein, whose product is MTQNGYRYVFLPFSLKVLSSFVGLKRQSASTAFNELIKEDVIRRITPHEILIIDFEKLQKYTN